One region of Ictalurus furcatus strain D&B chromosome 17, Billie_1.0, whole genome shotgun sequence genomic DNA includes:
- the LOC128621576 gene encoding tripartite motif-containing protein 16-like isoform X2: MAESSISVDQLSVDLFSCPVCLDLLKDPVAVPCGHSFCKACINGCWDQEDLKGVYSCPQCRETFTPRPVLRRNNMLAEVVERLKKTELHAASPAHCYTGPGDVECDSCTGRKRKAAKSCLVCLASYCEDHLKPHFQSPVFKKHKLVEACAELQEKICSQHDKLIEIFCRTDQSFICYLCSMDDHRGHDTVSAKAKRTEKQNELQEEQMKSQQRIQEKQEKVQELKQTVDSIKAAVDESEKIFTEIISSMEKKHSEVKELIRAQEKADLSRAERLLKQLEQEIADLKRRVTELEQLSHTHDHIHFLQSFPSLCVSPGSEDSPSFTVHQHLSFDGVRKSLSDLKKQVEEICEEEFNKIHPQAAAVQMILLSELKSRGDFLQYFCYLTLDPNTVNHDLILSEKNRAVKRSERKQRYSDHPERFDSWPQVLCKESVCGRCYWEVEWSGGGVYISISYKEISRKGGGDECVFGFNSQSWSLWCSSSSVSFRHNYTQTDLRGPASSRIGVYVDHSAGTLSFYSVSDTMKLLHRVHTTFTQPLYAGFWMYYNSTVRFCDLKRNVGKSF; this comes from the exons ATGGCAGAATCCAGTATTTCAGTAGATCAGCTTTCAGTAGATCTgttcagctgtccagtgtgtctggaTCTGCTGAAGGATCCAGTAGCTGTTCCCTGTGGACACAGTTTCTGTAAGGCGTGTATTAATGGCTGCTGGGATCAGGAGGATCTGAAGGGCGTCTACAGCTGTCCCCAGTGTAGAGAGACTTTCACTCCAAGGCCTGTTCTACGCAGGAACAACATGCTGGCTGAAGTGGTGGAGAGACTGAAGAAGACTGAACTCCACgctgcttctcctgctcactgttacactggacctggagatgtggagtgtgattcCTGCACCGGGAGAAAACGCAAAGCCGCCAAGTCCTGTCTGGTGTGTCTGGCCTCCTATTGTGAAGATCACCTTAAACCTCACTTTCAGTCTCCTGTCTTTAAGAAGCACAAGTTAGTGGAAGCCTGTGCAGAGCTCCAAGAGAAGATCTGCTCTCAGCACGACAAACTGATCGAGATCTTCTGTCGTACTGACCAAAGCTTCATCTGTTATTTGTGTTCGATGGATGATCACAGAGGCCATGATACGGTTTCAGCTAAAGcaaaaagaactgaaaaacag AATGAGCTACaggaggagcagatgaaatcccagcagaggatccaggagaagcaggagaaggtgcaggagctgaaacagacTGTGGACAGTATTAAG GCCGCAGTAGATGAGAGTGAGAAGATCTTTACTGAGATCATCAGCTCCATGGAGAAAAAGCACTCGGAGGTGAAggagctgatcagagctcaggagaaagCTGATCTGAGTCGAGCTGAACGACTCCTGaagcaactggagcaggagattGCTGATCTTAagaggagagtcactgagctggagcagctttcacacacacacgatcacatcCACTTCCTCCAG AGTTTCccgtctctctgtgtttctcctggATCTGAGGACTCACCCAGCTTCACTGTCCatcaacatctctcatttgatggagtgaggAAATCTCTCTCAGATCTGAAAAAACAAGTCGAGGAAATCTGTGAGGAGGAATTCAACAAAATCCATCCACAAg ctgcagcagttcaGATGATTTTACTCTCAGAACTGAAGAGCAGAGGAGATTTTCTGCAGT atttctgttatctgactctggatcccaaCACAGTAAATCATGacctcattctgtctgagaaGAACAGAGCGGTGAAGCGCAGTGAGAGAAAACAGCGATACTCTgatcatccagagagatttgactCCTGGCCTCAGGTGTTgtgtaaggagagtgtgtgtggacgctgttactgggaggtggagtggagcgGTGGTGGTGTGTACATATCAATCTCTTATAAAGAGATCAGCAGGAAAGGAGGgggtgatgagtgtgtgtttggattcaacagtcagtcctggagtctgtggtgttcttcttcctctgtctctttccgGCACAACTACACTCAGACTGATCTCCGAGGTCCAGCGTCCTCCcgaataggagtgtatgtggatcacagtgcaggaactctgtccttctacagcgtctctgacacgatgaagctcctccacagagtccacaccacattcactcagcctctatacGCTGGGTTCTGGATGTATTATAACTCGACTGTGAGGTTCTGTGATCTGAAAAGAAATGTTGGTAAAAGTTTTTAG
- the LOC128621576 gene encoding tripartite motif-containing protein 16-like isoform X1, whose protein sequence is MAESSISVDQLSVDLFSCPVCLDLLKDPVAVPCGHSFCKACINGCWDQEDLKGVYSCPQCRETFTPRPVLRRNNMLAEVVERLKKTELHAASPAHCYTGPGDVECDSCTGRKRKAAKSCLVCLASYCEDHLKPHFQSPVFKKHKLVEACAELQEKICSQHDKLIEIFCRTDQSFICYLCSMDDHRGHDTVSAKAKRTEKQNELQEEQMKSQQRIQEKQEKVQELKQTVDSIKMCSQAAVDESEKIFTEIISSMEKKHSEVKELIRAQEKADLSRAERLLKQLEQEIADLKRRVTELEQLSHTHDHIHFLQSFPSLCVSPGSEDSPSFTVHQHLSFDGVRKSLSDLKKQVEEICEEEFNKIHPQAAAVQMILLSELKSRGDFLQYFCYLTLDPNTVNHDLILSEKNRAVKRSERKQRYSDHPERFDSWPQVLCKESVCGRCYWEVEWSGGGVYISISYKEISRKGGGDECVFGFNSQSWSLWCSSSSVSFRHNYTQTDLRGPASSRIGVYVDHSAGTLSFYSVSDTMKLLHRVHTTFTQPLYAGFWMYYNSTVRFCDLKRNVGKSF, encoded by the exons ATGGCAGAATCCAGTATTTCAGTAGATCAGCTTTCAGTAGATCTgttcagctgtccagtgtgtctggaTCTGCTGAAGGATCCAGTAGCTGTTCCCTGTGGACACAGTTTCTGTAAGGCGTGTATTAATGGCTGCTGGGATCAGGAGGATCTGAAGGGCGTCTACAGCTGTCCCCAGTGTAGAGAGACTTTCACTCCAAGGCCTGTTCTACGCAGGAACAACATGCTGGCTGAAGTGGTGGAGAGACTGAAGAAGACTGAACTCCACgctgcttctcctgctcactgttacactggacctggagatgtggagtgtgattcCTGCACCGGGAGAAAACGCAAAGCCGCCAAGTCCTGTCTGGTGTGTCTGGCCTCCTATTGTGAAGATCACCTTAAACCTCACTTTCAGTCTCCTGTCTTTAAGAAGCACAAGTTAGTGGAAGCCTGTGCAGAGCTCCAAGAGAAGATCTGCTCTCAGCACGACAAACTGATCGAGATCTTCTGTCGTACTGACCAAAGCTTCATCTGTTATTTGTGTTCGATGGATGATCACAGAGGCCATGATACGGTTTCAGCTAAAGcaaaaagaactgaaaaacag AATGAGCTACaggaggagcagatgaaatcccagcagaggatccaggagaagcaggagaaggtgcaggagctgaaacagacTGTGGACAGTATTAAG ATGTGTTCACAGGCCGCAGTAGATGAGAGTGAGAAGATCTTTACTGAGATCATCAGCTCCATGGAGAAAAAGCACTCGGAGGTGAAggagctgatcagagctcaggagaaagCTGATCTGAGTCGAGCTGAACGACTCCTGaagcaactggagcaggagattGCTGATCTTAagaggagagtcactgagctggagcagctttcacacacacacgatcacatcCACTTCCTCCAG AGTTTCccgtctctctgtgtttctcctggATCTGAGGACTCACCCAGCTTCACTGTCCatcaacatctctcatttgatggagtgaggAAATCTCTCTCAGATCTGAAAAAACAAGTCGAGGAAATCTGTGAGGAGGAATTCAACAAAATCCATCCACAAg ctgcagcagttcaGATGATTTTACTCTCAGAACTGAAGAGCAGAGGAGATTTTCTGCAGT atttctgttatctgactctggatcccaaCACAGTAAATCATGacctcattctgtctgagaaGAACAGAGCGGTGAAGCGCAGTGAGAGAAAACAGCGATACTCTgatcatccagagagatttgactCCTGGCCTCAGGTGTTgtgtaaggagagtgtgtgtggacgctgttactgggaggtggagtggagcgGTGGTGGTGTGTACATATCAATCTCTTATAAAGAGATCAGCAGGAAAGGAGGgggtgatgagtgtgtgtttggattcaacagtcagtcctggagtctgtggtgttcttcttcctctgtctctttccgGCACAACTACACTCAGACTGATCTCCGAGGTCCAGCGTCCTCCcgaataggagtgtatgtggatcacagtgcaggaactctgtccttctacagcgtctctgacacgatgaagctcctccacagagtccacaccacattcactcagcctctatacGCTGGGTTCTGGATGTATTATAACTCGACTGTGAGGTTCTGTGATCTGAAAAGAAATGTTGGTAAAAGTTTTTAG